The Chiloscyllium plagiosum isolate BGI_BamShark_2017 chromosome 3, ASM401019v2, whole genome shotgun sequence genomic interval CCGGAGCTGGgtgggtcagtggtcagtgtccTGGAGCGGGGTGGGACTGTGGTCAGTGTCCTGGAGCAGGGCGGGGCCAGCGGTCAGTGTCCCAGAGCGGGGTGGGGACGGCGGTCAGTGGGGCCGGAACAGGGTGGGGACGGCGGTCAGTGTCCCAGAGTGGGATGGGGACAGCAGTCAGTGGGGCCGGAGCGGGGTGGGGACTGCGGTCAGTGtcccagagtggggtggggacagCAGTCAGTGGGGGCGGAGCGGGGTGGGGACTGCGGTCCATGGGGCCGGAGCGGGGCGTGGATGGCGGTCAATGTCCTGGAGCGGGGCGGGGACAGCGGTCAGTGTCTCAAAGTGGGATGGGGACGGCAGTCAGTGGGGCCGGAGTAGGCCGGGGACAGCGATCAATGTCCCGGAGCGGGGTGGGTCAGCGATCAGTGGGGCCGGAGCGTGGTGGGACTGTGGTCAGTGTCCCGGAGCAGGGCAGGGACGGCGATCAGTGTCCTGGAGCAGGGCGGGGACAGCGGTCAGTTTCCCAGAGTGGGGCGGGGACAGCAGTCAGTGTCCCGGAGCTGGgtgggtcagtggtcagtgtccTGGAGCGGGGTGGGACTGTGGTCagtgtcccggagcagggcgGGGCCAGCGGTCAGTGTCCCGGAGCAGGTGGGGACAGCAGTCAGTGTCCCGGAGCTGGgtgggtcagtggtcagtgtccTGGAGCGGGGTGGGACTGTGGTCagtgtcccggagcagggcgGGGCCAGCGGtcagtgtcccggagcggggcGGGGACAGCAGTCAGTGTCCCGGAGCTGGgtgggtcagtggtcagtgtccTGGAGCGGGGTGGGACTGTGGTCAGTGTCGCGGAGCAGGGCGGGTCCAGCGGTCAGTGtaccggagtggggtggggacggcGGTCAGTGGGGCCGGAGCAGGGCGGGGCCAGCGGtcagtgtcccggagcggggtggGGACGGCGGTCAGTGGGGCCGGAGCAGGGCGGGTCCAGCGGTCACTGTCCCGGAGCGGAGTGGGGACGGCGGTCAGTGGGGCCGGAGCAGGGCGGGGCCAGCGGtcagtgt includes:
- the LOC122540013 gene encoding glycine-rich cell wall structural protein 1.8-like; translated protein: MGPERGVDGGQCPGAGRGQRSVSQSGMGTAVSGAGVGRGQRSMSRSGVGQRSVGPERGGTVVSVPEQGRDGDQCPGAGRGQRSVSQSGAGTAVSVPELGGSVVSVLERGGTVVSVPEQGGASGQCPGAGGDSSQCPGAGWVSGQCPGAGWDCGQCPGAGRGQRSVSRSGAGTAVSVPELGGSVVSVLERGGTVVSVAEQGGSSGQCTGVGWGRRSVGPEQGGASGQCPGAGWGRRSVGPEQGGSSGHCPGAEWGRRSVGPEQGGASGQCPGAGWGRRSVGPEQGGASGQCPGVGWGQQSVVPERGGDCVLWGRSGAGMAVSVSEWGGDGGQWGRSRAGTAINVPERGGDSSQCPGAGWGQRSVSRSGVGQRSVSRNGVGLWPVSRSGVGTAVSSRSGVGTAVSVPERGGDSSQFPEWGGDSGQCPGAGRGQRSVGPDQGGDIDHWDQSGVGMAASVPERGGDGG